A stretch of Pirellulales bacterium DNA encodes these proteins:
- a CDS encoding ABC transporter ATP-binding protein, translated as MSLVDVLHVTKEYANGEETIRPLDGVSLSIEEGDYVSLMGASGSGKSTLLNLIAGIDQATSGEINVAGTEITKLSRGKLADWRAAHIGYVFQTHNLIPVLTAYENVELPLLLLSMSAAERQKRVEIAMEAVDLTSRASHYPRQMSGGQEQRVGIARAIVANPTVVVADEPTGSLDDETTEQILQLLSRVNDELGMTLLMVTHDADAGKRAKRQIRLERGRLMENGKETTSTHLRTA; from the coding sequence ATGTCCCTAGTTGATGTGCTGCACGTCACAAAAGAATACGCCAACGGTGAGGAGACGATTCGTCCGCTCGATGGAGTCAGCCTGTCGATCGAGGAAGGCGACTACGTTTCGCTGATGGGCGCGAGCGGCTCCGGCAAGAGCACGCTGCTGAACCTTATCGCCGGCATCGACCAGGCGACCTCGGGTGAGATCAACGTCGCCGGAACGGAAATCACGAAGCTGTCGCGTGGGAAGCTGGCCGATTGGCGGGCTGCGCACATCGGCTACGTTTTCCAAACGCACAATCTCATTCCTGTTCTCACTGCCTACGAAAACGTGGAACTGCCGCTGCTGCTGTTGTCGATGTCGGCGGCGGAACGCCAGAAGCGAGTTGAGATCGCCATGGAAGCCGTCGACCTCACTTCGCGGGCTTCTCATTACCCGCGTCAGATGTCGGGCGGACAGGAACAGCGGGTCGGCATCGCCAGGGCCATCGTGGCGAACCCGACCGTCGTAGTCGCCGACGAACCGACAGGAAGCCTGGACGACGAAACAACCGAGCAGATTCTACAATTGCTTAGTCGCGTCAACGACGAGTTGGGGATGACGCTGCTGATGGTGACCCACGACGCCGACGCCGGAAAGCGGGCCAAACGGCAAATCCGTTTGGAACGTGGGCGGCTCATGGAGAACGGCAAAGAGACGACCTCCACTCACTTGAGGACGGCCTAA
- a CDS encoding ABC transporter permease produces the protein MFKFVPYVLKSLWRHRARTLLTVSGTAVALLVFCFIGSVQQGLLALTSDASADRTLIVFQENRFCPQSSRLPQDYGGTIAKVPGVRDVVPIKVFTNNCRASLDAIVFQGMPPEKLTTARDLSLTSGSMGSFAQQDDAALVGADVATRRGLAEGDKFTIGDVSVVVRGVFRSSVAAENNLIYTHLEFLQRARGANDVGTVTQLEVHVADGVDADNLAKQIDQEFRSGPVATTTRTKGMFQADTLGDLAELIGFVHWLGYACVGLVLSLVATTTVMSVQDRIKEHAVLQTLGLRPQRVFRLVLIESVVLSTLGGILGVVGSILILSSTGMSVAAEGVTIAFEPSAVLATQGLLVSLAVGILAGLAPGWHASRTEIVPALRHA, from the coding sequence ATGTTCAAATTCGTTCCCTACGTACTCAAAAGCCTCTGGCGGCATCGCGCGCGCACGCTACTGACCGTGAGCGGTACAGCCGTTGCGCTGCTCGTGTTCTGCTTCATCGGCTCGGTGCAACAGGGACTGCTAGCGCTTACCTCCGACGCCAGCGCTGACCGCACGTTAATTGTCTTCCAGGAAAATCGCTTCTGTCCGCAGAGCAGTCGCTTGCCGCAAGACTACGGCGGCACAATCGCCAAGGTGCCGGGGGTCCGCGACGTGGTGCCGATCAAAGTGTTTACAAACAACTGCCGGGCGAGCCTGGATGCGATCGTGTTCCAAGGGATGCCGCCGGAAAAACTCACCACGGCGCGAGACTTGTCACTCACCTCGGGGAGCATGGGCTCGTTTGCTCAGCAGGACGATGCGGCGCTAGTGGGAGCGGACGTTGCGACACGCCGTGGATTGGCCGAGGGCGACAAGTTTACCATTGGAGACGTGTCGGTTGTGGTAAGAGGCGTCTTTCGGTCCAGCGTTGCGGCCGAGAACAACCTGATCTACACGCACCTGGAGTTCCTGCAACGAGCCAGAGGCGCCAACGACGTGGGAACCGTCACGCAGCTAGAAGTCCACGTGGCCGATGGAGTTGACGCCGACAATCTGGCCAAGCAGATCGACCAGGAGTTTCGCTCTGGGCCGGTGGCGACTACAACCAGGACCAAGGGCATGTTCCAGGCGGACACGCTCGGCGACCTAGCGGAGTTGATCGGCTTCGTCCACTGGCTGGGCTACGCCTGCGTCGGTTTGGTGCTCTCGCTGGTAGCGACGACAACCGTCATGTCGGTCCAAGACCGCATCAAGGAGCACGCGGTGCTGCAGACGTTGGGACTGCGTCCGCAGCGGGTGTTTCGTCTGGTGCTCATCGAGAGTGTGGTCCTCAGTACGCTCGGCGGAATTCTGGGAGTCGTCGGCAGCATCTTAATCCTCTCATCCACAGGCATGTCGGTCGCCGCCGAGGGCGTCACCATAGCGTTTGAGCCGTCGGCTGTGCTAGCAACCCAAGGGCTGCTGGTTTCCCTGGCTGTGGGGATTCTCGCGGGGCTGGCGCCGGGCTGGCATGCGTCGCGAACCGAAATCGTCCCTGCCCTTCGGCACGCATAA
- a CDS encoding TolC family protein, which produces MTASHISIPIALLVAAGCASGPREVTSSSPASVTTNETPQVVQTSYQDKGDSVELAMPPSVEGPSQVAEELVTPTPVAQSEGLTLQALEQMAMSNNPAVAQSSARVRALRGKWVQAGLPPNPTAGYTAGEVGNDGRAGQQGGYVGQTFITAGKLQRDRAVVAAEITRAEQQLAATQRRVLTDVRKAYYQALLAQRRVELAEELLQVTSDAAEASKSLVEAEEIPVAGLLQTEIRQENSRVFLRTAKNAQEQAWRRLSAVVSGPVLPQQALEGDVTNLPEQLDWQDQLVRLQSESPEIAAAVADMERARRALNRASVEAVPDISTQVSVQYDASSEYTIAGVQVGMPIPLWNRNQGGIRQAQAEITEAERNIQRIEQSLGQRLADAFRSYSDAQVTATNYAADVLPRSQRTLDLVRKGYEQGEVGYLDLLAAQQTYSQTNLAYLDALGELWQSYALIDGLLLDGSLANVPQ; this is translated from the coding sequence ATGACCGCAAGCCATATATCAATCCCAATCGCTCTGCTGGTTGCTGCGGGCTGCGCATCAGGTCCGCGCGAGGTAACATCAAGCTCGCCGGCTTCGGTTACCACAAATGAAACGCCGCAAGTCGTGCAGACGAGCTACCAGGATAAGGGCGATTCCGTCGAGCTAGCTATGCCGCCGAGCGTTGAAGGGCCTTCGCAAGTGGCGGAGGAACTCGTGACGCCTACGCCGGTAGCTCAGAGTGAAGGGCTTACGCTCCAAGCCCTGGAGCAAATGGCGATGTCCAATAACCCGGCCGTTGCTCAGTCTTCGGCTCGCGTGCGAGCGCTGCGGGGGAAATGGGTGCAGGCTGGGCTGCCGCCTAATCCGACGGCCGGCTACACCGCTGGCGAAGTCGGCAACGATGGACGCGCAGGCCAGCAAGGCGGATATGTTGGGCAAACATTTATCACTGCAGGCAAACTTCAGCGTGACCGGGCCGTCGTCGCGGCGGAGATCACGCGGGCTGAACAACAGCTTGCCGCAACCCAGCGACGGGTGCTGACAGACGTTCGCAAAGCCTACTACCAGGCACTCCTAGCACAGCGTCGCGTGGAACTTGCCGAAGAGTTGCTCCAGGTGACATCCGACGCAGCGGAAGCTTCCAAGTCGCTTGTCGAGGCGGAAGAGATCCCAGTCGCGGGTCTGTTGCAGACCGAAATCCGTCAAGAGAATTCCCGTGTGTTCCTAAGGACGGCGAAAAACGCTCAAGAACAAGCTTGGCGACGTCTCTCCGCGGTGGTAAGCGGACCAGTACTGCCCCAGCAAGCATTGGAAGGCGACGTAACGAACCTACCCGAGCAACTGGACTGGCAAGATCAACTGGTCAGACTCCAATCGGAAAGCCCAGAGATAGCCGCTGCGGTAGCCGACATGGAGCGCGCGCGTCGCGCACTCAACCGCGCGAGCGTCGAAGCCGTGCCCGACATAAGTACGCAGGTGAGTGTGCAGTATGATGCGTCGTCAGAGTATACGATTGCTGGCGTGCAGGTTGGCATGCCGATTCCGCTGTGGAACCGGAATCAGGGCGGTATACGGCAAGCCCAGGCTGAGATAACGGAAGCGGAACGGAATATTCAGCGTATCGAGCAAAGCCTAGGCCAGAGACTGGCCGACGCTTTTCGAAGCTATTCGGATGCACAAGTCACCGCGACGAATTACGCGGCGGATGTCCTGCCGCGTTCTCAGCGCACCCTCGACTTGGTGCGTAAAGGCTATGAGCAAGGAGAAGTGGGGTATCTCGATCTGCTCGCTGCCCAGCAGACCTATTCGCAGACGAACCTGGCCTACTTGGACGCTCTCGGAGAGCTTTGGCAGAGCTACGCCCTGATCGACGGGCTACTGCTCGACGGGAGTCTTGCAAATGTACCGCAGTAA